From the Ruania alkalisoli genome, one window contains:
- a CDS encoding ABC transporter ATP-binding protein gives MTTTTSTRRERDPAMTENDSLISVRDLTVRYGQRRAVDHLDLDLAGGQIVGLLGENGCGKSTLLKTLAGVYADHSGEIRIAGHALGPQTKAIVSYLPDRSALPERYRVHYFLDLFEDFFTDFDRAKAAELIGGFGLKESMKLKEMSKGMREKVHVALTMARRARVYLLDEPISGVDPSAREGILEAILRTLEPDSLLLIATHLVHDLETSLDSVVMMRHGGVLLTGQVDDLRAEHGTSLEQIFRKVYRS, from the coding sequence ATGACCACGACCACCAGCACACGCAGAGAGCGTGACCCGGCGATGACCGAGAACGACTCCCTCATCAGCGTCCGCGACCTGACTGTGCGCTACGGCCAGCGCCGAGCCGTCGACCACCTCGACCTCGACCTCGCCGGAGGCCAGATCGTCGGGCTCCTCGGTGAGAACGGTTGCGGAAAGTCCACGTTGCTGAAGACGCTCGCCGGCGTCTACGCCGACCACAGCGGAGAGATCCGCATCGCCGGCCACGCGCTCGGCCCGCAGACGAAGGCGATCGTCTCCTACCTCCCCGACCGCAGCGCCCTACCCGAGCGCTACCGGGTCCACTACTTCCTCGACCTGTTCGAGGACTTCTTCACCGACTTCGACCGGGCAAAGGCCGCCGAGCTCATCGGGGGCTTCGGGCTGAAGGAGTCGATGAAACTGAAGGAGATGTCCAAGGGGATGCGCGAGAAGGTGCACGTCGCCCTGACCATGGCGCGCCGCGCCCGTGTGTACCTGCTCGACGAGCCGATCTCCGGCGTCGACCCCTCCGCCCGCGAGGGCATTCTCGAGGCGATCCTGCGCACTCTTGAACCGGACTCCCTCTTGCTGATCGCCACGCACCTGGTGCACGACCTCGAGACGTCGCTGGACTCGGTGGTGATGATGCGCCACGGCGGCGTCCTACTCACGGGACAGGTCGACGATCTCCGCGCCGAGCACGGCACCAGTCTCGAGCAGATCTTCCGAAAGGTGTACCGCTCATGA
- a CDS encoding ribbon-helix-helix protein, CopG family, with amino-acid sequence MSMTLRLSDAEAEALRRRAAHESRSMQDVARQAVREYVEYHSRAELLDRVLDEELPRYAEALERLGQ; translated from the coding sequence ATGTCGATGACCTTGCGACTGTCAGATGCCGAAGCGGAAGCGCTGCGACGCCGAGCAGCGCACGAGTCTCGCTCGATGCAGGATGTCGCCCGGCAGGCGGTGCGTGAGTACGTCGAGTATCACAGTCGCGCCGAGTTGCTCGACCGCGTTCTCGACGAAGAGCTCCCGCGCTATGCGGAGGCGTTGGAGCGGCTGGGTCAGTGA
- a CDS encoding ArsR/SmtB family transcription factor has protein sequence MADQLSRVFQALADETRRDLVARLASGDKTVGDLAEPYEMSLQAVSKHVRVLEDAGLVSRRREAQKRPVHLEAEVLSLMTKWIERYRREAEERFQRLDAVLADMADEENPTPTTPRVINNEGAAS, from the coding sequence GTGGCGGATCAGCTGTCCCGGGTGTTCCAGGCCCTGGCCGACGAGACGCGGCGGGACCTGGTGGCGCGCCTTGCTTCGGGCGACAAGACGGTTGGCGACCTGGCGGAGCCGTACGAGATGAGCCTGCAGGCGGTGTCCAAGCATGTGCGCGTGCTCGAGGATGCCGGGCTGGTGAGCCGTCGCCGCGAAGCGCAGAAGCGGCCGGTTCATCTGGAAGCCGAGGTGCTCAGCCTGATGACGAAGTGGATCGAGCGTTACCGGCGCGAGGCGGAGGAACGCTTCCAACGCCTGGACGCAGTACTGGCCGACATGGCCGACGAAGAGAATCCCACCCCGACGACCCCCAGGGTCATCAACAACGAAGGAGCAGCATCATGA
- a CDS encoding 3-oxoacyl-[acyl-carrier-protein] synthase III C-terminal domain-containing protein produces the protein MPATAYLTGLGRYLPGEPVSNDQVASRLGGVDKRTERIRARIQNANGIRQRYYAMDTDGRTTELNEELAVHAIEAALADRGIAAADLGMLACATTQGDLLVPGFASMVHGRLGGGPMQVLTAAGVCASSIAALDAAVSKVRLGDHPRAAVVGSELASRWLHQRRFDGVTDHLDAHFLRWMLSDGAGAAIVEFQPRPDRPSLRVDWVRQVSLAHEHEVCMRAGLDGPSAVAGSTWQDYADVATAEKAGLLQIRQETKVLDELAAAGLAQFEELVDRGLVDLTKLDHVICHYSTNAFRDVVFDALSTRVPGLDTNRWFSNLETCGNTGAASIFIALEEAWRTGRFSAGETILLAVPESGRFSFGFAHLTVVEPRRSSR, from the coding sequence ATGCCAGCGACCGCATACCTCACCGGACTCGGCCGGTACCTCCCCGGCGAGCCGGTCTCCAATGACCAGGTCGCCAGCCGACTCGGCGGCGTCGACAAGCGCACCGAGCGGATCCGCGCCCGCATCCAGAACGCCAACGGCATCCGGCAGCGGTACTACGCGATGGACACCGACGGGCGCACCACCGAGCTGAACGAAGAGCTCGCCGTCCACGCGATCGAGGCTGCGCTGGCGGATCGAGGCATCGCCGCCGCCGATCTCGGCATGCTCGCCTGCGCCACCACCCAGGGTGATCTGCTCGTCCCCGGCTTCGCCTCGATGGTGCACGGGCGGCTCGGCGGCGGCCCGATGCAGGTACTCACTGCCGCCGGTGTGTGCGCCTCCAGCATCGCTGCGCTCGACGCGGCCGTAAGCAAGGTGAGGCTCGGAGACCACCCACGGGCCGCCGTCGTGGGCTCGGAGCTGGCCAGCCGCTGGCTGCACCAGCGGCGATTTGATGGCGTCACCGACCATCTGGATGCCCACTTCCTGCGGTGGATGCTCTCCGACGGCGCAGGTGCTGCGATCGTGGAGTTCCAGCCTCGTCCGGATCGGCCCTCGCTCCGGGTGGACTGGGTGCGCCAGGTCTCTCTCGCCCACGAGCATGAGGTGTGTATGCGTGCTGGCCTCGACGGGCCTTCCGCGGTCGCGGGGAGCACATGGCAGGACTACGCCGACGTGGCGACCGCCGAGAAGGCGGGGCTGCTGCAGATCCGGCAGGAGACGAAGGTGCTCGATGAGCTCGCGGCGGCCGGGCTGGCCCAGTTCGAGGAATTGGTGGATCGCGGCTTGGTGGATCTGACAAAGCTCGACCACGTGATCTGCCACTACAGCACCAACGCCTTCCGGGATGTCGTCTTCGATGCCCTCAGCACCCGGGTCCCCGGACTGGACACGAACCGCTGGTTCTCCAACCTCGAGACCTGCGGCAACACTGGCGCGGCCAGCATCTTCATCGCCCTGGAGGAGGCCTGGCGTACCGGGCGGTTCTCCGCGGGAGAGACAATCCTGCTCGCAGTCCCCGAGTCCGGGCGGTTCTCGTTCGGATTCGCCCACCTGACCGTTGTTGAACCACGAAGGAGCAGCCGATGA
- a CDS encoding GntR family transcriptional regulator: protein MPAMEFDTSSPIWGQLVTEFSRRIVTGEWPAGGRIAGVRDLASELGVNPNTVQRALAELERRELCRSERTSGRFVTSEESHIDALRAELAQDAADDFIRRASGLGMPPAQARRLIEERWNDHDHQHTQRA from the coding sequence ATGCCCGCCATGGAGTTCGACACCAGCTCCCCCATCTGGGGCCAGCTCGTGACCGAGTTCTCCCGGCGGATCGTGACCGGCGAGTGGCCGGCCGGGGGCCGGATCGCCGGCGTGCGCGATCTCGCCAGTGAGCTGGGCGTGAACCCGAACACGGTTCAGCGCGCCCTCGCGGAGCTGGAACGCCGCGAGCTGTGCCGGTCCGAACGCACCTCCGGCCGGTTCGTCACTTCCGAGGAGAGCCACATCGACGCCCTCCGGGCCGAGCTCGCCCAAGACGCAGCCGATGACTTCATCCGCCGTGCCAGCGGACTGGGGATGCCCCCCGCGCAGGCCCGGCGACTGATCGAGGAGAGATGGAATGACCACGACCACCAGCACACGCAGAGAGCGTGA
- a CDS encoding TIGR03086 family metal-binding protein has translation MTPAEEHRRIAGVFSDRVRGTRDWDAPAPVDGWAARDVVRHLVTWFPGFLKAGAGIELPAGDVDADPVAAWQVHADGVQELLDDPATAELTFSDPHTGDLPLAQAIDRFYTADVFMHTWDLARATGQDERLDPEKCRELLRGMEPIEELIRASGQYGPRVDVPEGSDVQTRLLGFIGRDPLG, from the coding sequence GTGACTCCCGCCGAGGAGCATCGCCGGATCGCCGGGGTGTTCTCCGACCGGGTGCGTGGCACCCGGGACTGGGATGCCCCGGCGCCGGTGGACGGCTGGGCGGCGCGGGACGTGGTGCGTCACCTCGTGACCTGGTTTCCCGGATTCCTCAAGGCGGGTGCCGGGATCGAGTTGCCCGCCGGCGATGTGGATGCCGATCCTGTGGCCGCCTGGCAGGTACACGCCGACGGCGTGCAGGAACTGCTCGATGATCCGGCGACGGCGGAGCTCACCTTCTCCGATCCCCATACCGGGGACCTTCCGCTCGCCCAGGCGATCGATCGGTTCTATACCGCCGACGTCTTCATGCACACGTGGGACCTGGCGCGTGCGACGGGGCAGGACGAAAGGCTGGATCCTGAGAAGTGCCGGGAGTTGCTTCGCGGGATGGAGCCGATCGAGGAGCTGATCCGCGCGAGCGGCCAGTACGGTCCGCGGGTGGACGTGCCGGAAGGCTCAGACGTGCAGACGCGGTTGCTGGGGTTCATCGGGCGGGATCCGCTGGGCTGA
- a CDS encoding DUF6999 family protein has product MPPEFVKSDPSMWEAIYADPSIPLDRPLVRMIIKDQRRVSRRYLYPIARIVSRVLVAVISILKRLVPGRWMPLSTMDALCLWFLRRFVAPDAVELLIRHFVVETNLVNFIIRNTPADIEPVTLRPTTLAGLGDNAVVEHDINVYDVLIALEGVDIEAPEHLDVSHLDVPPLDPERKHPRLMRLDIQTALCLMNIPFCIALSLEEFRRAIHSLRFDDSFLEILAVLTKDETFKHWKMGGLSLWMDTNVDVPQLVYRHALVCEYAHAHLVSLAEEPAARR; this is encoded by the coding sequence ATGCCGCCGGAGTTCGTCAAGTCCGACCCCAGCATGTGGGAGGCGATCTACGCCGACCCCTCCATCCCCCTCGATCGCCCACTGGTGCGGATGATCATCAAGGACCAGCGGCGGGTGTCCCGGCGCTACCTCTACCCGATCGCACGCATCGTCTCGCGGGTTCTCGTGGCCGTGATCTCCATCCTCAAGCGGTTGGTCCCCGGCCGGTGGATGCCCCTGAGCACGATGGACGCGTTGTGCCTGTGGTTCCTGCGCCGTTTCGTGGCGCCAGATGCCGTGGAGCTGCTGATCCGCCACTTCGTGGTGGAGACCAACCTGGTGAACTTCATCATCCGCAACACCCCGGCGGACATCGAGCCGGTCACGCTCCGCCCGACGACGTTGGCCGGGTTGGGCGACAATGCGGTGGTCGAGCACGACATCAACGTCTACGACGTGCTGATCGCGCTGGAGGGCGTGGATATCGAAGCGCCGGAACACCTGGACGTCTCCCACCTCGACGTGCCGCCTCTCGACCCCGAGCGCAAGCACCCCCGGCTGATGCGCCTGGACATCCAGACCGCGCTGTGCCTGATGAACATCCCCTTCTGCATCGCGCTGAGCCTGGAGGAGTTCCGGCGGGCGATCCACTCGCTGCGCTTCGACGATTCGTTCCTGGAGATCCTCGCCGTGCTCACCAAGGATGAGACCTTCAAACACTGGAAGATGGGCGGCCTGAGTCTGTGGATGGACACCAATGTGGATGTCCCGCAGCTCGTCTACCGGCACGCGCTGGTGTGCGAGTACGCGCACGCCCACCTGGTCTCGCTGGCCGAGGAACCAGCGGCGAGGCGCTAG
- a CDS encoding iron-containing redox enzyme family protein — MSATVEGYRPPEHDETSLLARLADVWAEFEERLLVVPILRALREGDVTVADYQCLLHNLRQQVVDGSLWIARAASNFDMDHFDLRSAAISHALEEHRDHLLLERDYVAVGGSLDQLRSGRKNVGSQALSGYMFHQANQPNPIACLGAMFIIEGLGAQKAAEWAQQFQEVLGLADNQVHFMTYHQEADAEHTGKLDAILTSDRIDAAAADAIVSCARVVARLYALQLTELDVI; from the coding sequence ATGAGCGCCACCGTTGAGGGATACCGCCCACCCGAGCACGACGAGACCAGTCTGCTGGCCCGGCTGGCCGATGTGTGGGCCGAGTTCGAGGAGCGGTTGCTCGTGGTGCCGATCCTGCGGGCGCTCCGCGAGGGCGACGTGACCGTGGCCGACTACCAGTGCCTGCTGCACAACCTGCGCCAGCAGGTGGTGGACGGGTCGCTGTGGATCGCGCGGGCGGCGTCGAACTTCGATATGGACCATTTCGACCTGCGCTCGGCTGCGATCTCCCATGCACTGGAGGAGCATCGCGACCACCTGCTGCTGGAACGGGACTACGTGGCCGTCGGCGGGTCGCTCGACCAACTGAGGTCGGGGCGGAAGAACGTCGGCTCGCAGGCGCTCTCGGGCTACATGTTTCACCAGGCGAACCAGCCGAACCCGATCGCGTGCCTGGGGGCGATGTTCATCATCGAAGGGCTGGGTGCGCAGAAGGCCGCGGAGTGGGCGCAGCAGTTCCAGGAGGTGCTGGGCCTGGCGGACAACCAGGTCCACTTCATGACCTATCACCAGGAGGCCGATGCCGAGCACACCGGCAAGCTCGATGCGATCCTCACCTCCGACCGCATCGACGCCGCGGCGGCGGACGCGATCGTTTCTTGCGCCCGGGTGGTGGCCCGCCTGTACGCCTTGCAACTGACCGAGCTGGACGTGATCTGA
- a CDS encoding SRPBCC family protein yields MSKEAQIEADPNIPVITITREFDAPPERVYRAWAEPELVKRWMGPRSVEMDIATWDCQTGGSYRYNAIQNGEVVAHFFGCFHDAIPGEKLVQTFGFEEMREAVALEIMTFEPLEGGRCRIVSKSIVESMEAQQGMLASGMEVGINEGYEKLDELLAEGAV; encoded by the coding sequence ATGAGCAAGGAAGCGCAGATCGAGGCCGACCCCAACATCCCCGTCATCACGATCACCCGCGAGTTCGACGCCCCGCCGGAGCGGGTCTACCGCGCCTGGGCCGAGCCGGAGCTGGTCAAGCGGTGGATGGGTCCGCGGTCGGTCGAGATGGATATCGCGACCTGGGATTGCCAGACCGGGGGCAGCTACCGCTACAACGCCATCCAGAACGGTGAGGTGGTGGCGCACTTCTTCGGCTGCTTCCATGACGCCATCCCGGGCGAGAAGCTCGTACAGACCTTCGGGTTCGAGGAGATGCGCGAGGCCGTGGCCCTGGAGATCATGACGTTCGAGCCGCTCGAGGGTGGCCGGTGCCGGATCGTCTCGAAGTCGATCGTGGAGTCGATGGAGGCGCAGCAGGGCATGCTCGCCAGCGGTATGGAGGTCGGCATCAACGAGGGCTACGAGAAGCTCGACGAGTTGCTCGCCGAGGGCGCGGTGTGA